A segment of the Biomphalaria glabrata chromosome 18, xgBioGlab47.1, whole genome shotgun sequence genome:
ttttttttgtaggattcttttctatttcttgtaaatgattctaaaatgtttgacatgtttcggatgttacgAGTTCAAGATCATTAATCACAATAAGGTGTAGacttatcttccaattatccatacagactttcagtagttgttttattcttggggtTGATTCTATgactttcttctattagcttggtgcaatataataccatctatagttagctgtaatTTACAGTCCATCGACTCCTCGACTCAACATTGTTGTTCCactgctagtagcttatgggcagagcaaaatttagacattttactttttaatagtgaagttaatagtttatacacaaCTGACAGACAAGAGATAtggcgatagtttgatggttgaTTCGGATCACCTTTTTTGGAGAGGAGAGATGTTCTCACTTCATTGGGTTCTAtcagcattgaagacggtttTGATATTAACTCGTTAAAATTTGATGTTAGTGGTACATGTATGGCtgtaagtattattattattattattattatgttagaaatgaacgagtagtcattctctggcgctgccagggtcgagtttcgctaaagagaaacaaaattcatcgtagtccctttaacagtttccactgaggaattttctggtgatgtggcaggtctgcagcagtaccgccctctgacaggcaacgaagatgttcctaggaatgttaagggccttgaaggtgtctgtgaggtcagttgttattatcccctcggttgatataacaatggggtatattgttattttggacaatttccatagacgcttaatctccaagcctaggttcccatattttctttgtttttctatctcagtttttctcaaattatgagacagtggtacgacgatatcgataatggtagcggtttttttcttttttatcgatgaacagcagatccgggcgattgaaatctaccgttttgtcggtcagaataggcctatcccagtacagcagatgttcagtagactcgagaacctcttgcggagagtatttataataagggggagtgtccttaccgatcaatttgtacgtcaaagccaggtgttggtgtattaactttgcaacttggttatgccgacctaggtaggctgattctgatagggctggacatcctgccataatgtgttcaatcgactcgcccacatttccacattttctgcatttgtcgacaacattgagtttcaggatatgcttctcgtaattttttgtcctgattactctgtcctgtattgctgtaacaaagccttctgtttcagggtagagatgacctgctttgagccatgttaaggaagcagccttgtcgatgttgtccccatgtaatgaagccggaaattttccgtggagtgttttttcttcccattggcgaatctcatgccctgcgTCGTCCacaccgatattgacatcagcattgtgtaggttcagaggggttgcatcggagtcgtatttccgtaggaaggaaactaatttgttgctggaggcgagcagttttgatcgtatttttaaaacttgcatcttacacaatttaaagatgttctgcaatccacgacccccatccttcctgggcaggtataaccttatggtggaggacttggggtgtaggcatcgaaacttggttagtaattttctagtgagtctgtcaatgtcatgtaggtcggtgtcagtccatttgatcacaccgaacgtgtaaaggagcacagggacggcccagctgtttattgcagtgatgagattactgccagacagtttggtgttgaggattttattaactctttgcctatatttgccaagaaagtcctcttttaatttcttatggtttatcttggcattctggtttattccaagatatttataaatagaggcggagttcaattcctcgatgccttcaaattcaatgtttgtgttcgttgccttgccctttttaatgcttatgatgccacacttatccaggccaaaagacatacagatatcgtcactaaagcattttaccgttttgattaaggtgtgtaatttttgctcggtttctgcatatagttttagatcatccatgtataataagtgggacacacattttgtagatttagtgtcaaccctaaaaccgtttgtagagtcttggagtaatgtagatagaggattaatcgctaggcagaaccagagtggagatagtgagtcaccctggtatatacctcttcttatgtgcacagaacctagtttatcacgattaaggtgcagatttatcttccaattattcatacagactttcaatagttgttttattcttgggttgattctatgaatgtccagggtttttaaaagccaatcatgcggaactgagtcgaaagcttttttgtagtcgatgtaacacatgtgtaaatttctctttcttctattagcttgatgcaatataataccatctatagttagctgtactttacagcccatcgactcttcaatgcaaccttgttgttcatctgctagtagcttatgggcagaacaaaatttatacattttactttttaaaagtgaagttaatagtttatacaccactgacagacaagtgatagggcgatagtttgatggttggttcggatcccctttatggggaggagagatgttctcccttcagtgagttccaacagcattgaagacggttctgatattagctcgttaaaacttgatgttagtggtgcatgtacggctgtaagttttttcagccaaaagttgtgtatattgtccggtccaggagcagtccagttgtattattatcatcatcacaAGACTAAAAGAATTTGTACTTAATTCTCTTTCTATGCCCTTTCTGGTATTCTTCCTTCCTCACcgaatctcttttttttttagctatttttattttctctctctcttttactcctctctctctctctctgcttacTGTATTTGTCTACTCTACACCATTCCATTATATCACTTAAATCAATCACAGCATTCATTCATTATCACATAACCTTTGAACTACAGGAAATaattggggtggggggagagagATGAGGGACGACTAATCAAATCACAATAACACCACGCTCATTATATACCTCAATCAACGACGTTGGACCCTGGTCCTTTGgttaaatattaatttcataACTTTTTCTTACTTTCATTATTGTCATTCTCTTTCTGTTCCTATCCCATTCCTATCCCATTCCTATCCCTGTTTTCTGTATGCATGATGGACTGTGTGAACGATCAAAGAAGTCAGCTGAACCAAACATCAAGGACTTCTCTAATTAACATTCTTGATAAGGTTAACACGtgactactttttgtttttaaaacgaACGTCAGTATTTTATAAGTGTTGTGTTTCATGATCTTGGTTTGATCATCTTTGTTTCATTATCTTGGTTTGATCATTCGTTTCATGATTTTGATTTGATTATCTTTGTTTTATTATCTTGGTTTGATAATTCGTTTCATGATCTTGATTTGATCATCTTTGTTTCATGATCTTGGTTTGATCATTCGTTTCATGATTTTGATTTGATTATCTTTGTTTTATTATCTTGGTTTGATAATTCGTTTCATGATCTTGATTTGATCATCTTTGTTTCATGATCTTGGTTTGATCATTCGTTTCATGATTTTGATTTGATTATCTTTGTTTTATTATCTTGGTTTGATAATTCGTTTCATGATCTTGATTTGAGCATCTTTGTTTCATGATCTTGATTTGATCATCTTTGTTTCATGATCTTGGTTTGATCATCTTGGTTTCATGATCTTGGTTTGATCATCTTGGTTTCATGATCTTGGTTTGATCATCTTGGTTTCATGATCTTGGTTTGATCATCTTGGTTTCATGATCTTGGTTTGATCATCTTGGTTTCATGATCTTGGTTTGATCATCTTGGTTTCATGATCTTGGTTTGATCATCTTGGTTTCATGATCTTGGTTTGATCATCTTGGTTTCATGATCTTGGTTTGATCATCTTGGTTTCATGATCTTGGTTTGATCATCTTGGTTTCATGATCTTGGTTTGATCATCTTGGTTTCATGATCTTGGTTTGATCATCTTGGTTTCATGATCTTGGTTTGATCATCTTGGTTTCATGATCTTGGTTTGATCATCTTGGTTTCATGATCTTGGTTTGATCATCATAGTTTAATTTTTGTGGTTTCATCCTCAAGGTTTCTCATCTTCAGAGTCTCATTTTTTGTCAGTCCTGTTGCGGGTTGAGTAAAGAGAGTATGAAGGGGGAGCATTGGATGGGTATGGCAGACTACGCGGGGAATGAATGCAGAGACAGTCAACACTTTCCATGGGAAAAATTCTTCTTTAGAAATCTCTTTATTCCTGGGATAAATCTTGATCCCATTGTGTACTTGACCTACTTCCAATTCAACATCTTAAGAAAGTGAAGACTGACGTGCACTAAGTGAGACTGGAAATGACTATTTCCACAAAACgcacattgttttattttttaaaacatcttatcttataaaatgcagacgtGCTTTGGATGTTCCTggagatttgaagattattacatcctagctgaTGGCGGGAGGGGCGGTGTTCGAAACGACAGTCCAAATCCTTAATCACATGACCGAGCAGCCATCAAGCCATAATTGTGTAAGCATGGTACACGTGACTAGGCCTAAATAATCATTGCACAATTGTGTGTCAGTAGGCTTCTGATAATCATCCAACGTTACTTAATGTCCACCCTGGACAGAATTATTCTCCAACTGAACTATCATACAAATTTATAAACCTAgtattaatatattcatttttttttaaagatctcttagaatattttttaaaacaataattccGACTTTTGTTCATCACTGTTACTGGCTGTTGATAGAATGTCCAAAATTATGttgaattaaacatttaaagtgCGCCTATGAGTCTTGCGTTGAGAACCTAAAAACTCTTTGATAATAAAGTTAGTTGATTgaagtgggatgtgtggctgattGGCACTATCATGAaggctcgagttcgaatctcgaCTTGAAagctttctcccagataccgcCCTACCTCACAAGTGCACAATAGATTTGACCATATCACAATGAGCTCCCTCACAGCAAGAGAGTTGTGctgtataataattattttttttaagttgaatttCCCCATGACAGACCGGTATCTGTATGTGTTCATTGGTTGTATTCTATTCATTATACTTTCTCAAAATTGCTGCAATCTGATAGAGAACAAGGGACTACATGGGTTGGTAGGATTCATTTAAGGTTCTTGAAGAAGAATCGACCGAAGGTCAAATCAGAGACTACAAACTTAAGAGAAGAACTGGAAGATAATAATGTGTTAAccgcaaaattaaaaataaataatttaaagcaaaataattgttaaaaaagaatgagttaatatttcaattatttgACATTGAAGTCAGGGTAAAACCTGTGACTAGACACGTGATGTTTTGTATCGAGCTCAAACCTGTGACTAGACACGTGATGTTTTGTATCGAGCTCAAACCTGTGACTAGACAAATGATGTTTTGTATCGAGCTCAAACCTGTGACTAGACACGTGATGTTTTGTATCGAGCTCAAACCTGTGACTAGACACGTGATGTTTTGTATCGAGCTCAAACCTGTGACTAGACAAATGATGTTTTGTATCGAGCTCAAACCTTTGACTAGACACATGATGTTTTGTATAGAGCTCAAACCTGTGACTAGACACATGATGTTTTGTATCGAGCTCAAACCTGTGACTAGACACGTGATGTTTTGTATCGAGCTCAAACCTGTGACTAGACAAATGATGTTTTGTATCGAGCTCAAACCTGTGACTAGACATGGGATGTTTTGTATCGAGCTCAAACCTGTGACTAGACACGTGATGTTTTGTATCGAGCTCAAACCTGTGACTAGACAAATGATGTTTTGTATCGAGCTCAAACCTGTGACTAGACATGGGATGTTTTGTATCGAGCTCAAACCTGTGACTAGACACGTGATGTTTTGTATCGAGCTCAAACCTGTGACTAGACATGGGATGTTTTATATCGAGCTCAAACCTGTGACTAGACATGGGATGTTTTGTATCGAGCTCAAACATGTGACTAGACACGTGATGTTTTGTATCGAGCTCAAACCTGTGACTAGACATGGGATGTTTTATATCGAGCTCAAACATGTGACTAGACATGGGATGTTTTGTATCGAGCTCAAACCTGTGACTAGACATGGGATGTTTTGTATCGAGCTCAAACCTGTGACTAGACATGGGATGTTTTGTATCAGCTCAAATCTGTGACTAGACATGTGATGTTTTGCATCAAGCTCAAACCTGTGACACATGGTGTTTTGTATCGAGCTCAAACTTGTGACTAGGCACGGTATCAAGCTCAAACCTGTGACTAGGCACGTGATGTTTTGTATCGAGCTCAAACCTGTGACTAGACATATAATGTTTTGTATCGAGCTCAAATGCAGACAAAGAATGGGATTTATAAAATTCGATTTTTTGACATTTCAGTTCTTAGCACTTGCTGtcattaatttttattcattcatttataatttttattatgtaaaaaAGAGGGGAGGTAAGCTGCTCAGTTCTGCTAACCACAAATCTAccacacaaaaagaaaacattaagcgGGTAAAGTTTAGACAAACATAGGCTGTttgattacaaataaaaaatttattttacaaataaactgTAAACATATCATTGTAACAAATAACAATCATCAAAGTTATCATCATAACTGTAATACAACACTTGCACACAATCACATAACAGCTACACATAACAGTTGTATCAAGTCAACTCAGTCAATACAACACTAACACACAATCAGATAACAGTTACACAAGACAGTTGTAACAGGTCAACTCAGTCAATACAAGTTTTTCAAAATTTAGTTACACAGGACAGTCATAAACATGGATATTTTTGTCATCTGAGACTGAAACCACTTTGGTACCAGATGGATTGTACTTGACATCCCAAACCTGAAAGATGTTAGGaaacaaaatgacaaaaaaaatgtcattgccTAGTGATTCAAAAATATAGCCAAGAAtaatagttttcatttaaaacaaaatgaattaggacAGGAAAGGCAATGCTCAAACCTTTCTGTGGTCAATCATTTCATGGACTGATTATCATAAAAGCACTATGGATCACCATTTTGATATCTTAAAAGCACTATATGGCTCACCATTTTTTATCATAAAAGCAACATGTTTTTTATATCATAAGAGAACTGTCTCACCATTTTTATATCATAAAAGCACTGTCTGACCATTTTTATATCATAAAAAATAGGACAACACAATATAACAAGTCAATACAAATACTTTCAATAACTGGATCTATAATGCAgttatgtaataataaatgtatcAGTGTGGCACAGCTTCCAACACAATTTTGGTTCTCACATTAAATCCAATGTGGATACATTTCCTCTACCCAACCGTTACAACCAGCCATGTTTTTTACTGACAAGTCAACAGTGTTTCAAAGAAATAGTTTGTACATGTCTTCTAAATGAATCCAAGAAATAAACCGTTTTTAGTAAGTCAAATTTTCTACCAACATTGagctttgtctttctttgttatAACCCTTACACAGAGACTACCAGTATAACCCTTACACAGAGACTATAACCCTTACACAGAGACTACCAGTATAACCCTTACATAGAGACTACCAGTATTATCCTTACACAGAGACTACCAGTATAACCTTTATTTAGAGACTAGTAGGATAACACTTACTTGATCTGAGTGATCATAAAATGTATGAATGCACTGTCTTGTTCCTGCATTCCAGAGTTTGACTGTTTTGTCCGAggatctaaacaaaaaattgcacAAAAGTTAAAACCTATTACTGATACAGGAATCATGAACATATCATAAACAATGCCTCCTACAAGATCTGGTATTCAAAGTCAGTAGTGCCCTTAATTCTCATTCATTACAAACCGCAGCCCTTTTACCACAACATTGTAATGTAAGGTAGCCCTTTCATGCCTTGCACTtcatagagcagatgatgttaagctcACCTGTTTGTATCaccaacaaatatttaaataacaaaaataaaacaaaggtgtcatgtggtcagcacaaaaaaacaaacttcctTACTTTCCCAACAAATGtcaacccattagagttgggtgggctcaAGGATGTCttaaaaattctgaaattcaaaataacTGGGCTTTGAACCACTGTGAAGAAGCCAAGGGCATCACCGCTCCACCACCACAAcccacacaaataaaaacaaatgttgtttaaaattatctaaaaaaaaaaaaaaaaaaaaaaaaaaaagacttgcaaTCTATGCGGGAGGGGGAGGATGATGTAAAGCACATTAGAACTTATGGTTGACAGCTGCCAGTACCATtacaaactgcctttacttccccaatgTATGTTAAACCCTTTTGTACTCAGCCGCCCTGACCcacataaacaaatgaaataataaaagctatagtacatttacaatatttaaaatcaGTCCAAAtctaattgtaaaaatgttacatAAACTGTAAAAGAGTTAAGATaaaatcttataaattattACCCTGACACAAAGTGAGTGTTGTCTGAACAGAAATCAACACCAAGGACCCAGGATCCATGGCCTGAGAGAGTACCAGCTAAATTGGCATGTTGGctgacaaaaaaagaaataaataacttcTATGTCAATCAATTGATATACAGTCAAACCCCTATTATCTACCTCATTAACTTGAAAGAACTGCTTCACTTAGACCAAAATAacttttaatataattaaagaaCAAATACACTTGTTACCATATTATTGACAGCAGCtaactatgtaaaaaaaaaaatttgaatcaaGATTTTTATATAACTTTGTTACATATAATGCTTGCCTATAATGatttaaaaatgattatttttttgcaaACACTGTAAATCCAATCATATTCAATTGAAACATAACATGAGGAAAATCAGATGGCCAAACCATGCAGGACACAACgataaagtcatggaaagacaacttttatttttgcaagtcaGACTAGAGGTACCATACGGAACTTTCACTGCAAAAGAGAGCATGGCTCAgaaaaaataaaggggggggggataagtaATATTTCTCTATAAACATTCTATATAACTGACTACATTTATGTGGATGTAATTTTTACACACGTAaatatctggtgtcattaaaatagttgcatgtttTTTCTGTTACTTTATTTTGACCCTTCATATTGCCCTTCGCTTTCtaacttcacatatatttcatggagtcaacaggtctttcaGTGTAGTCGAAATTCCTACATCAGGTAACTGTTTGTTTCTATCAGTCGCATATTTCAGGAAAAATGTCATcgacgaaactgttgctctTGAACTTTGCAAGATGGCTTTAAGCTTTGTTTCCGAACACTGGTATAACTATCCATTGTTCTTACTCAGGGAAGCACAGTCATACACTGTGCTCGACAATACGCTGCCTACATGAATACTTCTGATACTTCTGGCGTTTATGGTGGCGAGGCTGAAATAGTGTCAAAGTCTCAAATACTTCCCGCTACTATTCCTATTCACTTCCGAGAACGTCCCCATAACCCTCCTCAAGTTAACAATACGGGTCTACATCTCTCCATATCCCTATTTAGCAGTCCTCTGGATTATGGCCATTTCGAagcggtgtatgctacgccgGGGGTCAACTAGTTATTACATTTAATGCATGCCCATCATAGCTTtaaaatgttatgtttttttttgcctgcaCTATAAATACAATCATATTCAATTGAAACATAACATGATGAAGATCAGGATAGAATTAACTAACTCGATTAAATATACTTACTAATGTATGTACACCAAGACAAAAAGtcagaaaaagaaatttaaagttttattggTAGTTTTAACAGAGATAAAAAATATACGAGaggatatttatttttaaataatgacaAACTACTTACACAtcataaatttttatttgacaATCATCTGAGGCTGTTATTAGTAACTGACTGTCTGGTGAAAAACACAATGACCTAATTGGCATAGCATGACCTGGAAACAAAAATAGATAAATGCATAGTTTTATAgaaccttaattttttttcctgcatatttaaataatttaaaagaatgaggatttgtgtgtatgtgtcactATTCTATTTAATATATACAGTGTCATCTCACTGGAATATGATGCAGATTTGAGAAAATAAAATTCTGGATCATATAAATAATAACTTAAACTTAAGTTTAATTAAAGCAAAACGCATACTATGATGAAGAACAATAGCTACAGTGGTGTAAGTCTTTTGAATGAacttgtaaatttaaatttaactcATGATTATGCTTTAATCCCTTTCTGGTTTCTCAGAGTGTTTACGTAGTTTGTAGCAATATTTATAGATCTTGAAATTTCTGCAAATTGTGGCCTCGTTTCTAGATTGAAATATTTAGGCATTAGAACATTTTCATTTAGTTAAAAATGACAGTAAAATGAGTGATATAATATACACTGCTAAGGCACAAGGGTATCATCATTgtcataaaattattttcaataagTATTGTTCTTTTGCTTGCAGGACAAATTTTTGTCTCACTTTTGATGAGTAAAACAGGAACAaatatataagttttgtaaatgtAGAACAAATTAGACAATGTATACAAATAGAAGTGTTGGTGTAGGGATGGAAGGGATAGCCAAGCATAGAGACTTTAATCATCATTGTCAGCTTCAATTTTTACGAAAACAAAAGACAATTATTGGATTTTATACAAATATAAGAATATATGAAAGTAAACCAAAACGTTCatagtttcaatattttatgaaaaaccctttttaccaagcttatatcaagtcactgtatgtctgtctgtctaaaacctttaataatttctcTCATAGCCCATTCTGGGGTCAGGTAGAAAGCTTTCATTGTCtcaatgacaacacataaataaataaatattgttttatatatgaAATGCACctagctaaggggagataagtcttgtgtatttttttaggtCGTTTGTCAACAATTTTAAGCTGACTATATTCTATAAGACTTTGAAAAGCTCAGTGGCAAAGACATCTACTTGCCATCAAGGAGCTTCACAGTCGAATTCAGGCTTGAGCAGCTTACTATTCtcttttaaattgcttttcaaAAGTCAGCACAGAAACCTTTTCCAGATAACCCCCTCCCACTAACTAGttcacaaaagtgattggaccataaccCACTATGGACTGACAAAAATAATATCTAAATTGATTAAAAatcatgattgattcaaaataactgATGAAATTTCACCCAATTTAAGagaggttttttaaaaaaagtatcatttatgttaaactttattttttaaattttagtcaataaaagtaaataagtaagTATGTCTGTTGATAGGTCTTATTGATTTACAATGGTGAATgtcacatttaaataaaaaaaacaacaaagatatagatctatgtgaCACTATCAGACACTCAGCACTAAATAAAGGtcaattttgtttaaatcacaATGCTAAAGTATAACATTAAAAGTAATGTGAAAGTATTCAATTACCTTCCAATGTATGGATCAGTTTTCCAGTGGTAATATCAAAAACATTAACAATGCCATCCAATGCTCCAGAAGCTATAAATTTCCCATCGGGGctctgatgtaaaaaaaaaatatataataattaaaaatatttaagaatttaaaagtaaaaaaaactaccccctttcagaacttgcaatctatggggcagatgatgtaaaacactgaaccataatcttcaaatacaaaaacaaaatttaataaaatactctgaaagacacaaagataaaggcacattcctcgtcccatatgctaggacaaatctgtacaaatactccttcttccctagtgctattagagcatggaatgggttgcctgggctagccaggaaaaccagtgacttggcagaatttaagtcattggttaatatgcatgactaaatgcatgacgtgtaggacgtaatcatcttcttttttgaagtaacgtctatattatataagataagataagataatgtgtTTGGGAGGCCAATAGGTTTATAGAATACGAATAAATCAGTGTTTTTACATATAGAATATACTTttggaggttgttttttttattacgtttttatttctaaaacaattttttctgttttcaagtaaaaattttataagtaaacattataattactacacacatacatacatatgctAAACTTAGAGTAAATTTTCCTCTCGTGTCCATTGAGGATTCTTTTCTTCCGCTGTCAACTCCAAAAAGATTAATTTTTCCTGCAAAAGAATGGATATATTATAAACATCTCCATAACAGCATCCTCTTATGAGGTGGCACAAAAATGACTTCTTTATTAGCCTTGATCTCTCCCAATTAACAAGCATACAATTCTTTCAACACCCTAATACATTCACAAATAATCTGATACGTTGTGTTGCATCTGGCATTAGACTAAAACAGGCCAGTGAAATTGAAACagtcatttttaaattatgctAAAATATATTTAGCCCAAATCCATTCAtgcatatttatttctttttattaatgagcataattaaaattgaaaaattccTATGAGATTGAAGAGTCCTCCTCCTTCACATCCCCCCTTGGCTTTGACCTTCTCCAATATGTGGGTGCCCAATTTATGGGTGTAGCTCAATAGATACACATTTTTgcaaagaagtaaaaaaaattttttttttttaaatcaactctaaaaatgaacattaaagttgaaaaaataattttacaaccTGTATGACTACCAGATGCCAAAAACCTAGAATCTGGAGAGAATGCGATGGTCCAAGCATcaactaaagaaataaaattaaaaaaaaaagaattataattaaaatcatttgattttgttattcttaaaactgattataaatattttataatgattcaTAAAGTCTCTACTAATACGTTAGCCtatgttatattttaaatatgagTATTTTGTAGACCTTAACACTGTATTTTAATTGAAGTATTTCCAATATACCTGGTCCAGCATCTATACTTTTGGCCATTTTACCACTTTCCAAATCCCATATTCTCACATGACTATCCAAGCTACTTGAAGCCGCAACTAAATTTAAGTTaagggaaaaaagaaaaaaactaattctGTTTCTAATGATTGTTGGCATTTAGAAGTCATTAGTCTTGGAAAATTTACTTAATGGATgcctttatttaaattataaaattacatttttttaaatttgtaaaatacAGATTATTTCAGTCTAcagcacttaaaaaaaaaacactaaattttgtgagttgtttttttttcaccattccttgacaaaaaaaaatattttagtaacaGAAATGAAAAAAGGATACGAGATCCATCTGAATTGATATCTACAGAGACGACTCCT
Coding sequences within it:
- the LOC106063592 gene encoding SKI8 subunit of superkiller complex protein-like; the protein is MTAQTLIFKQEQAHEDSIWSCAFGKNERDPSGSETIVTGSIDDYVKVWKWQDNKLELRHTLEGHQLGVVSVDINSDGSLAASSSLDSHVRIWDLESGKMAKSIDAGPVDAWTIAFSPDSRFLASGSHTGKINLFGVDSGRKESSMDTRGKFTLSLAYSPDGKFIASGALDGIVNVFDITTGKLIHTLEGHAMPIRSLCFSPDSQLLITASDDCQIKIYDVQHANLAGTLSGHGSWVLGVDFCSDNTHFVSGSSDKTVKLWNAGTRQCIHTFYDHSDQVWDVKYNPSGTKVVSVSDDKNIHVYDCPV